One window of the Allosaccharopolyspora coralli genome contains the following:
- a CDS encoding aldehyde dehydrogenase family protein — MESTINSVIGSGGGTFESGQEYLSRNPARLDDVVARVQLGGPDALRAAAKDARAAQREWAKVPAPVRGRVVASLGRIVEANKESLSRLVTREIGKPYAEALGEVQEIIDTCDYFLGEGRRLYGQTVPSEMPDKQLFTFRMPVGVATVITAGNFPVAVPSWYLVPALLCGNSVVWKPAEYAAASARAFAEMFWRAGVPRGVLNVVYADGESTYEGLEGALHDGNVNKVGFTGSSAVGSKVGELTGRYTQSPCLELGGKNPMIVCDDADLDLAVEGALFSGWGTAGQRCTSLGNLVVHRDIHDEFVRRLDTALRGATVGDPTGGALFGPLLDQKFADNFEKILGWIQPHHTVLGSETTGRITGSTPRAGFDGDPEAGLFYHPVLVDGVRPDDELFMQETFGPIVGVTTFENLDEAIEIADKPGYGLSAAIYTTDPANAFRFREGIGAGMLSVNNSTSGAEAHLPFGGNGKSGNGSRQSGIWVLDQFTRWQSLNWDFSGQLQKAQMDVATVEPDMDYRLPPELGGE; from the coding sequence GTGGAGTCGACGATCAACTCCGTGATCGGTTCGGGCGGCGGGACCTTCGAGTCCGGTCAGGAGTACCTGTCGCGCAATCCGGCGCGACTGGACGACGTGGTGGCTCGTGTGCAGCTCGGCGGCCCGGACGCACTGCGTGCCGCCGCCAAGGACGCACGCGCTGCCCAGCGTGAGTGGGCCAAGGTCCCGGCGCCGGTGCGCGGCCGGGTCGTCGCCTCTCTGGGCCGGATCGTGGAGGCCAACAAAGAATCACTGTCCCGCCTGGTCACCCGTGAGATCGGCAAGCCCTACGCGGAAGCCCTCGGTGAGGTCCAGGAGATCATCGACACGTGCGACTACTTCCTCGGCGAGGGACGACGTCTCTACGGCCAGACGGTGCCGTCGGAGATGCCGGACAAGCAGCTGTTCACGTTCCGGATGCCGGTCGGCGTCGCCACGGTGATCACCGCGGGCAACTTCCCGGTGGCGGTGCCCTCCTGGTACCTCGTCCCCGCGTTGCTGTGCGGGAACTCCGTGGTCTGGAAACCCGCCGAGTACGCGGCGGCCTCCGCGCGTGCGTTCGCCGAGATGTTCTGGCGCGCGGGCGTGCCGCGCGGTGTGCTCAACGTCGTCTACGCGGACGGCGAGTCGACCTACGAGGGCCTCGAGGGCGCGTTGCATGACGGCAACGTCAACAAGGTCGGGTTCACCGGGTCCAGCGCCGTCGGTTCGAAGGTCGGCGAACTCACCGGACGCTACACGCAGAGCCCGTGCCTGGAGCTCGGCGGCAAGAACCCCATGATCGTCTGCGACGACGCCGACCTGGATCTCGCCGTCGAAGGTGCGCTGTTCTCCGGGTGGGGCACGGCCGGGCAGCGCTGCACCTCGCTCGGCAACCTCGTCGTGCACCGTGACATCCACGACGAGTTCGTCCGCAGGCTCGACACCGCCCTGCGCGGGGCCACGGTCGGCGACCCCACCGGGGGCGCACTGTTCGGCCCGCTGCTGGACCAGAAGTTCGCCGACAACTTCGAGAAGATCCTCGGCTGGATCCAGCCGCATCACACCGTGCTCGGCTCCGAGACCACCGGTCGCATCACCGGCTCGACGCCGCGTGCGGGTTTCGACGGCGATCCCGAGGCCGGCCTGTTCTACCACCCGGTGCTGGTGGACGGGGTACGCCCGGACGACGAACTGTTCATGCAGGAGACCTTCGGGCCGATCGTCGGGGTCACCACGTTCGAGAACCTCGATGAGGCGATCGAGATCGCCGACAAGCCCGGGTACGGCTTGTCGGCCGCGATCTACACGACCGACCCGGCCAACGCGTTCCGGTTCCGGGAGGGAATCGGCGCGGGCATGCTCAGCGTGAACAACTCGACGTCCGGAGCGGAGGCGCACCTGCCGTTCGGCGGCAACGGCAAGTCCGGCAACGGCAGCCGTCAGTCCGGAATCTGGGTGCTCGACCAGTTCACCCGGTGGCAGTCGCTGAACTGGGACTTCTCCGGGCAGTTGCAGAAGGCACAGATGGACGTCGCCACCGTCGAACCGGACATGGACTACCGGTTGCCGCCGGAGCTGGGCGGTGAGTGA